Proteins from a single region of Punica granatum isolate Tunisia-2019 chromosome 8, ASM765513v2, whole genome shotgun sequence:
- the LOC116187497 gene encoding (-)-germacrene D synthase-like isoform X2, which translates to MSSQSPTVVSSASPLVHAGNSERRSVDFLPSIWGDHFLNHASDSMMIHESAEKQILKLKSEVKRMLDVNSSLPEKLNLIDQIQRLGISYIFEREIDEALEQIHQVYFERNAGDDVDMNTTALLFRLLRQQGYRISCNVFDKFKDSSLGSFRESLVTDMRGLLSLYEASHLRVRGEDILEEALAFTFTHLKRFMEEYNNNESHSLPITRTRSHSLAAQIGHVLKQCLRKGLTRIEARHYISIYEGEGSHSEVLLNLAKLDFNLLQKQHQKELNDIARWWKELDFGRKLPFVRDRVVECYFWILGVYFEPEYALARNIVTKVIMLTSVMDDIYDVYGTPEELQLLTDAIERWDRGKTGQLPEYMQVFYKALLDVFDEIEEKLVDEKGISYRLFYGKEAMKMQARAYFDEAKWLNQPQYIPTVEEYMSVAVVSSGMYHSNHTCSST; encoded by the exons ATGTCTTCTCAATCACCTACAGTAGTATCATCAGCTTCTCCTTTGGTTCATGCTGGAAATTCTGAACGAAGATCCGTGGATTTTCTCCCGAGCATTTGGGGGGATCATTTCCTAAATCATGCCTCCGACTCCATG ATGATCCATGAAAGTGCCGAGaagcaaattttgaaattgaagtcCGAGGTGAAGAGGATGCTGGATGTCAATAGTAGTCTTCCGGAAAAGCTAAACCTGATCGATCAAATTCAGAGGCTAGGGATCAGTTATATCTTTGAGAGGGAGATTGACGAGGCTCTCGAGCAAATTCACCAAGTTTACTTTGAACGCAATGCCGGAGACGACGTTGATATGAACACCACCGCTCTCTTGTTCCGTTTGTTAAGGCAACAAGGCTACAGGATTTCATgca ATGTCTTCGACAAGTTTAAGGACTCGAGCTTAGGAAGTTTTCGGGAATCCCTTGTCACTGACATGAGAGGACTGCTAAGCCTGTACGAGGCCAGCCATCTCCGAGTTCGTGGAGAGGACATTCTAGAAGAAGCTCTCGCCTTCACCTTCACTCATCTTAAAAGATTTATGGAGGAATACAACAATAATGAGTCACACTCATTACCGATCACGAGAACCAGAAGCCATTCACTGGCAGCTCAAATCGGCCATGTCCTGAAGCAGTGTCTGCGGAAGGGGTTGACGAGGATAGAGGCACGACATTACATCTCCATCTACGAAGGAGAAGGTTCTCACAGTGAAGTGTTGTTGAATCTGGCCAAGTTGGACTTCAATTTGCTCCAGAAACAACACCAGAAGGAGCTCAACGACATCGCAAG GTGGTGGAAAGAGTTGGACTTCGGAAGGAAACTGCCTTTCGTGAGGGACAGAGTTGTGGAATGCTATTTCTGGATTCTTGGGGTGTACTTCGAGCCGGAGTATGCGCTTGCTCGCAACATTGTCACGAAAGTTATCATGCTGACTTCGGTTATGGATGATATATATGATGTCTATGGTACACCAGAAGAGCTGCAACTCTTAACTGATGCAATTGAaag gtGGGACAGGGGGAAGACTGGTCAACTGCCAGAGTACATGCAAGTTTTCTATAAGGCATTGTTGGATGTGTTTGATGAAATTGAGGAAAAGTTGGTCGATGAGAAAGGAATATCTTATCGACTGTTCTACGGAAAAGAAGCA ATGAAAATGCAAGCTAGGGCATACTTCGATGAGGCCAAATGGCTGAACCAACCGCAGTACATTCCTACAGTTGAAGAGTACATGTCCGTGGCAGTGGTATCATCGGGAATGTATCATTCAAACCATACATGTTCATCtacataa
- the LOC116187497 gene encoding (-)-germacrene D synthase-like isoform X1: MSSQSPTVVSSASPLVHAGNSERRSVDFLPSIWGDHFLNHASDSMMIHESAEKQILKLKSEVKRMLDVNSSLPEKLNLIDQIQRLGISYIFEREIDEALEQIHQVYFERNAGDDVDMNTTALLFRLLRQQGYRISCNVFDKFKDSSLGSFRESLVTDMRGLLSLYEASHLRVRGEDILEEALAFTFTHLKRFMEEYNNNESHSLPITRTRSHSLAAQIGHVLKQCLRKGLTRIEARHYISIYEGEGSHSEVLLNLAKLDFNLLQKQHQKELNDIARWWKELDFGRKLPFVRDRVVECYFWILGVYFEPEYALARNIVTKVIMLTSVMDDIYDVYGTPEELQLLTDAIERWDRGKTGQLPEYMQVFYKALLDVFDEIEEKLVDEKGISYRLFYGKEAVYIRQIDSLVSLIYIYKYFFLMKTDNELPITCYIEWGQQSDHLISSCFPQMKMQARAYFDEAKWLNQPQYIPTVEEYMSVAVVSSGMYHSNHTCSST, from the exons ATGTCTTCTCAATCACCTACAGTAGTATCATCAGCTTCTCCTTTGGTTCATGCTGGAAATTCTGAACGAAGATCCGTGGATTTTCTCCCGAGCATTTGGGGGGATCATTTCCTAAATCATGCCTCCGACTCCATG ATGATCCATGAAAGTGCCGAGaagcaaattttgaaattgaagtcCGAGGTGAAGAGGATGCTGGATGTCAATAGTAGTCTTCCGGAAAAGCTAAACCTGATCGATCAAATTCAGAGGCTAGGGATCAGTTATATCTTTGAGAGGGAGATTGACGAGGCTCTCGAGCAAATTCACCAAGTTTACTTTGAACGCAATGCCGGAGACGACGTTGATATGAACACCACCGCTCTCTTGTTCCGTTTGTTAAGGCAACAAGGCTACAGGATTTCATgca ATGTCTTCGACAAGTTTAAGGACTCGAGCTTAGGAAGTTTTCGGGAATCCCTTGTCACTGACATGAGAGGACTGCTAAGCCTGTACGAGGCCAGCCATCTCCGAGTTCGTGGAGAGGACATTCTAGAAGAAGCTCTCGCCTTCACCTTCACTCATCTTAAAAGATTTATGGAGGAATACAACAATAATGAGTCACACTCATTACCGATCACGAGAACCAGAAGCCATTCACTGGCAGCTCAAATCGGCCATGTCCTGAAGCAGTGTCTGCGGAAGGGGTTGACGAGGATAGAGGCACGACATTACATCTCCATCTACGAAGGAGAAGGTTCTCACAGTGAAGTGTTGTTGAATCTGGCCAAGTTGGACTTCAATTTGCTCCAGAAACAACACCAGAAGGAGCTCAACGACATCGCAAG GTGGTGGAAAGAGTTGGACTTCGGAAGGAAACTGCCTTTCGTGAGGGACAGAGTTGTGGAATGCTATTTCTGGATTCTTGGGGTGTACTTCGAGCCGGAGTATGCGCTTGCTCGCAACATTGTCACGAAAGTTATCATGCTGACTTCGGTTATGGATGATATATATGATGTCTATGGTACACCAGAAGAGCTGCAACTCTTAACTGATGCAATTGAaag gtGGGACAGGGGGAAGACTGGTCAACTGCCAGAGTACATGCAAGTTTTCTATAAGGCATTGTTGGATGTGTTTGATGAAATTGAGGAAAAGTTGGTCGATGAGAAAGGAATATCTTATCGACTGTTCTACGGAAAAGAAGCAGTATATATTCGTCAGATTGATTCACTagtttctttaatatatatatataaatatttttttttaatgaaaaccGATAACGAACTTCCAATTACATGCTATATTGAATGGGGCCAGCAAAGTGATCATCTTATATCCTCTTGCTTTCCCCAGATGAAAATGCAAGCTAGGGCATACTTCGATGAGGCCAAATGGCTGAACCAACCGCAGTACATTCCTACAGTTGAAGAGTACATGTCCGTGGCAGTGGTATCATCGGGAATGTATCATTCAAACCATACATGTTCATCtacataa
- the LOC116187167 gene encoding (-)-germacrene D synthase-like, whose protein sequence is MSAQSPTGASSASPLVHAGNSDRRSVEFLPSIWGDHFLNHASDSMMIHESAEKQILKLKSEVKRMLDVNSSPPEKLNLIDQIQRLGISYIFEREIDEALEQIHQVYFERNAGDDVDMNTTALLFRLLRQQGYRISCNVFDKFKDSSLGSFRESLVTDMRGLLSLYEASHLRVRGEDILEEALAFTFTHLKRFMEEYNNNESHSLPITRTRSHSLAAQIGHVLKQCLRKGLTRIEARHYISIYEGEGSHSEVLLNLAKLDFNLLQKQHQKELNDISRWWKELDFGRNLPFARDRVVECYFWILGVYFEPEYALARNIVTKVIMLTSVMDDIYDVYGTPEELQLLTDAIERWDRGETGQLPEYMQIFYKALLDVFDEIGEKLADEEGISYRLFYGKEAMKMQARAYFDEAKWLDQPQYIPTVEEYMSVAVVSSGYVMLVPISFLGMGHIATEDAFKWSLGNPNKIVRASATIARLMDDIVSHKFEQERGGHVASAVECFMKQYGVTEQQAKEELWKKVDDAWKDINEECLRPRPVPEPLLARILNLARVMDVLYKDKDRYTHPDLELKQLVASVLIEPIPS, encoded by the exons GTTTCTCCCGAGCATTTGGGGGGATCATTTCCTAAATCATGCCTCCGACTCCATG ATGATCCATGAAAGTGCCGAGaagcaaattttgaaattgaagtcCGAGGTGAAGAGGATGCTGGATGTCAATAGTAGTCCTCCGGAAAAGCTAAACCTGATCGATCAAATTCAGAGGCTAGGGATCAGTTATATCTTTGAGAGGGAGATTGACGAGGCTCTCGAGCAAATTCACCAAGTTTACTTTGAACGCAATGCCGGAGACGACGTTGATATGAACACCACCGCTCTCTTGTTCCGTTTGTTAAGGCAACAAGGCTACAGGATTTCATgca ATGTCTTCGACAAGTTTAAGGACTCGAGCTTAGGAAGTTTTCGGGAATCCCTTGTCACTGACATGAGAGGACTGCTAAGCCTGTACGAGGCCAGCCATCTCCGAGTTCGTGGAGAGGACATTCTAGAAGAAGCTCTCGCCTTCACCTTCACTCATCTTAAAAGATTTATGGAGGAATACAACAATAATGAGTCACACTCATTACCGATCACAAGAACCAGAAGCCATTCACTGGCAGCACAAATCGGCCATGTCCTGAAGCAGTGTCTGCGGAAGGGGTTGACGAGGATAGAGGCAAGACATTACATCTCCATCTACGAAGGAGAAGGTTCTCACAGTGAAGTGTTGCTGAATCTGGCCAAGTTGGACTTCAATTTGCTCCAGAAACAACACCAGAAGGAGCTCAACGACATCTCAAG GTGGTGGAAAGAGTTGGACTTCGGAAGGAACCTGCCTTTCGCGAGGGACAGAGTTGTGGAGTGCTATTTCTGGATTCTCGGGGTGTACTTCGAGCCGGAGTATGCGCTTGCTCGCAACATTGTCACGAAAGTTATCATGCTGACTTCGGTTATGGATGATATATATGATGTCTATGGTACACCAGAAGAGCTGCAACTCTTAACTGATGCAATTGAaag gtggGACAGGGGGGAGACTGGTCAACTGCCAGAGTACATGCAAATTTTCTATAAGGCATTGTTGGACGTGTTTGATGAAATTGGGGAAAAGTTGGCCGATGAGGAAGGAATATCTTATCGACTGTTCTATGGAAAAGAAGCA ATGAAAATGCAAGCTAGGGCATACTTCGATGAGGCCAAATGGCTCGACCAACCGCAGTACATTCCCACAGTTGAAGAGTACATGTCCGTGGCAGTGGTATCATCGGGCTATGTCATGCTTGTGCCTATCTCCTTCCTAGGAATGGGACATATTGCAACAGAAGATGCCTTCAAATGGTCACTCGGAAACCCTAATAAAATAGTTAGGGCTTCCGCGACCATTGCCCGCCTCATGGACGATATAGTTTCTCACAAG TTCGAGCAAGAGAGAGGAGGACATGTGGCTTCTGCAGTGGAATGCTTCATGAAGCAGTATGGCGTGACCGAACAACAGGCGAAAGAAGAACTCTGGAAGAAGGTCGATGACGCTTGGAAGGACATCAACGAAGAGTGCCTTCGCCCACGCCCCGTCCCAGAGCCCCTACTCGCTCGAATCCTCAATCTCGCGCGAGTCATGGACGTGCTTTACAAGGACAAGGATCGCTACACCCATCCCGATCTCGAGCTGAAACAGCTTGTGGCTTCGGTCCTTATCGAACCTATTCCGTCATGA